A window of Sulfuricurvum sp. contains these coding sequences:
- a CDS encoding sulfite exporter TauE/SafE family protein: MDFMLMSAGAITGLLVGLTGVGGGALMTPLLLLVFGIAPMAAVGTDLWFAAITKLFAMRIHQHHGLIDWQVVKRLWIGSLSASTITLIWMKLYPVDDSAVILLKTTIAIAVVLTATGILFQKQLHGFGRYLRTTDSEHFIQWQGPLTIIAGAVLGVLVTLTSVGAGALGAVFLAYLYPLRLTMPRLIATDIVHAIPLAMFAGIGHLIIGNVNFILLGNLLTGSIPAVIIGAMLSARLPHKWLRIGLAIVLFSIGAKLWLNVWH; the protein is encoded by the coding sequence ATGGATTTTATGTTAATGTCGGCAGGTGCTATCACAGGTTTGCTAGTAGGTTTGACAGGAGTTGGAGGAGGAGCACTAATGACTCCATTGCTTTTACTTGTATTCGGAATAGCCCCGATGGCAGCAGTTGGAACCGATTTATGGTTTGCCGCGATTACCAAACTTTTTGCTATGCGGATTCATCAACATCATGGCTTGATTGATTGGCAAGTCGTCAAACGTCTTTGGATAGGGAGTCTTAGCGCATCAACAATAACATTGATATGGATGAAACTTTATCCAGTAGATGACAGCGCTGTAATCTTGCTCAAAACAACCATTGCTATTGCGGTAGTGTTAACAGCAACCGGCATTCTATTTCAAAAACAATTGCACGGTTTTGGGCGCTATCTTCGGACAACAGATAGTGAACATTTTATACAGTGGCAAGGACCGCTTACCATCATTGCCGGAGCAGTACTTGGGGTATTAGTAACCTTGACATCTGTAGGAGCAGGAGCCCTTGGCGCTGTATTTTTAGCCTATCTGTACCCCCTTCGTTTAACCATGCCTCGATTGATAGCAACCGATATTGTTCATGCAATCCCCCTAGCTATGTTTGCCGGAATTGGTCACCTAATCATCGGAAATGTTAACTTTATATTACTAGGTAACTTACTTACAGGCTCCATCCCTGCTGTAATTATCGGAGCAATGTTGTCTGCACGATTACCACATAAATGGCTACGAATTGGCTTAGCAATAGTGTTATTTTCAATTGGAGCCAAACTGTGGTTAAACGTATGGCATTAA
- the cysD gene encoding sulfate adenylyltransferase subunit CysD, with amino-acid sequence MIDEKRLTHLKQLEAEAIHIMREVVAEFENPAMLYSIGKDSSVMLHIAQKAFYPAPPPFPLVHVDTMWKFHEMIEFRDQRAKEVGMDLIVYVNPQGKEMNISPFEHGSAVHTDIMKTEGLKQMLDIYKYDAVFGGARRDEEKSRAKERIYSFRDKFHRWDPKNQRPELWNIYNGRHHKGESIRVFPLSNWTELDIWQYIYLEQIPIPSLYFAAEREVVEMGGTLIMVDDDRMPEELRKTAKKELVRFRTLGCYPLTGAVESNATTLPEIIQEMLLTTTSERQGRLIDSDSTGSMEKKKIEGYF; translated from the coding sequence ATGATAGATGAAAAAAGGTTAACCCACCTCAAGCAACTGGAAGCCGAAGCTATCCATATCATGCGTGAAGTGGTAGCAGAGTTTGAAAATCCGGCAATGCTTTATAGCATTGGGAAAGACTCCTCGGTAATGCTACATATTGCCCAAAAAGCATTTTATCCTGCACCGCCACCATTTCCGCTTGTGCATGTAGATACCATGTGGAAATTTCATGAAATGATTGAATTTCGTGACCAGCGAGCCAAAGAGGTAGGGATGGATCTGATCGTCTACGTCAATCCACAAGGGAAAGAGATGAATATCAGCCCTTTTGAGCATGGCTCAGCAGTACACACAGACATTATGAAAACAGAGGGTCTCAAACAGATGCTTGATATCTACAAATACGATGCTGTATTTGGGGGAGCACGTCGGGATGAAGAAAAAAGTCGGGCCAAAGAACGTATTTACTCTTTTCGTGACAAATTTCATCGTTGGGATCCAAAGAATCAGCGCCCTGAATTGTGGAATATCTATAATGGGCGTCATCATAAAGGTGAAAGTATTCGTGTATTTCCCCTTTCAAATTGGACAGAACTTGATATTTGGCAATATATTTATTTAGAACAAATTCCTATCCCTTCTCTCTATTTCGCGGCTGAACGTGAAGTGGTCGAGATGGGTGGAACACTTATCATGGTTGATGATGATCGAATGCCAGAAGAACTTCGAAAAACTGCTAAAAAAGAGCTTGTCCGCTTTCGTACGCTTGGATGTTATCCGTTGACGGGTGCGGTAGAATCAAATGCAACCACGCTACCAGAGATTATACAAGAGATGCTTTTAACAACAACTTCTGAACGACAGGGTCGATTGATCGATAGCGATTCAACCGGTTCTATGGAAAAGAAAAAAATAGAAGGATATTTTTAA
- the cysN gene encoding sulfate adenylyltransferase subunit CysN → MAHQGDLIASNIEEYLHQHENKGLMRLITCGSVDDGKSTLIGRLLYDSKMIFEDQLSAIEKDSKKVGTQGGELDLALLVDGLQSEREQGITIDVAYRFFSTDKRKFIIADTPGHEQYTRNMATGASTADLAIILIDARYGVQTQTRRHSYIVHLLGIKHIIVAINKMDLVDFSESRFNEIREEYTTLSKELGIENPIYVPMSALNGDNVVNASEQSPWYNGECLMEILDTLDISDKSDAKPFRFPVQWVNRPNLNFRGFAGTIASGSVKVGDEITVLPSGKTTRIKSIIPPMAENNLSLMGENSAIETLDEAYAPMAVTLTTEDEVDISRGDMIVHAEHLPRISNSLKVMIVWMADEPMSIGKNYHIKSATTVLGGSFDHINYKIDVNTYEKAIVEELHLNDIASCKLVLNRPIAADPYRLNRSTGSFIVIDRLSNSTVGAGMIVDVSRRDQDIVPSDHREYTQAEVELNRYIRNHFPEWGCKAI, encoded by the coding sequence ATGGCTCATCAAGGTGATTTAATCGCAAGCAATATCGAAGAATACCTCCATCAACATGAAAACAAGGGATTAATGCGTCTCATAACCTGCGGTAGCGTAGATGATGGGAAAAGTACCCTTATCGGAAGACTTCTCTATGATTCAAAAATGATTTTTGAGGATCAACTCTCTGCGATCGAAAAAGATTCAAAAAAAGTGGGAACACAAGGTGGGGAGCTTGATCTTGCTCTGCTAGTAGACGGGTTACAAAGCGAACGAGAGCAAGGGATTACAATTGATGTCGCGTATCGATTTTTTTCAACTGATAAACGAAAATTTATTATCGCTGACACTCCTGGACATGAACAATATACACGTAATATGGCGACAGGAGCATCTACGGCAGATTTAGCAATCATATTGATTGATGCACGCTATGGTGTTCAAACACAAACCCGTCGTCACTCCTATATTGTCCATCTTTTAGGGATAAAACATATTATTGTTGCAATCAATAAAATGGATTTGGTTGACTTTAGCGAATCACGCTTTAATGAAATTCGAGAAGAATATACTACTTTATCCAAAGAACTAGGGATCGAAAATCCTATTTACGTCCCAATGTCGGCACTAAATGGTGATAATGTCGTCAATGCCAGCGAACAATCGCCGTGGTACAATGGCGAGTGTTTGATGGAAATTCTTGATACACTCGATATTTCAGACAAGAGTGATGCGAAGCCTTTCCGATTTCCAGTTCAGTGGGTAAATCGTCCGAATTTAAACTTTCGCGGTTTTGCAGGAACTATAGCATCCGGAAGTGTCAAAGTCGGTGATGAAATTACCGTACTCCCTTCTGGAAAAACGACCCGCATTAAATCGATTATCCCCCCTATGGCAGAAAACAACCTCTCCCTAATGGGTGAAAATAGTGCGATAGAAACCCTCGATGAAGCTTATGCGCCGATGGCGGTCACATTGACAACAGAAGATGAAGTCGATATTAGCCGAGGAGATATGATTGTCCATGCAGAGCATCTCCCTCGCATCTCTAACAGTTTAAAAGTAATGATAGTATGGATGGCGGATGAGCCGATGAGTATAGGAAAAAACTATCATATTAAATCTGCAACAACTGTATTGGGTGGTAGTTTTGATCATATAAATTATAAAATTGATGTCAATACTTATGAAAAAGCAATCGTCGAAGAGCTTCATCTTAACGACATAGCTTCTTGTAAACTTGTATTAAACCGTCCAATCGCAGCAGACCCTTATCGATTAAATCGATCAACCGGAAGTTTTATCGTGATTGATCGTTTAAGCAATAGCACTGTAGGTGCTGGGATGATTGTCGATGTCAGTCGTCGTGATCAAGATATTGTCCCTAGTGATCACCGCGAATACACACAAGCTGAAGTTGAATTAAATAGATACATCCGAAACCATTTTCCGGAATGGGGATGCAAGGCTATTTGA
- the cysC gene encoding adenylyl-sulfate kinase, which translates to MSHTNIVWHNHQVSNAERAKIKNQKPCILWFTGLSGSGKSTIANALELKLFEIGKHTYLLDGDNIRHGLNKDLAFNDHDRIENIRRIGEVSKLFVDAGLIVITAFISPFCSDRQIVHDLVAEGEFIEVFVDTPIDICEQRDPKGLYTKARNGDIPFFTGISSPYEAPQEPQIHLLTEELGIEGCVSTIIDYLQSKGYLHA; encoded by the coding sequence ATGTCACACACTAATATTGTATGGCACAATCATCAAGTTTCAAACGCTGAGCGTGCAAAAATCAAAAATCAAAAACCCTGCATCCTTTGGTTTACCGGCTTAAGTGGATCTGGTAAATCAACCATTGCCAATGCTTTGGAACTGAAACTTTTTGAAATAGGAAAACACACCTATCTGCTTGATGGTGACAATATACGCCATGGGCTCAATAAAGATTTAGCTTTTAATGATCATGACCGAATTGAAAATATTCGCCGAATCGGAGAAGTCAGCAAACTCTTTGTTGACGCAGGATTAATAGTCATTACGGCATTTATCTCACCCTTTTGCTCCGATCGACAAATTGTTCATGATCTGGTTGCAGAGGGAGAATTTATTGAAGTATTTGTTGATACCCCGATAGATATTTGCGAACAAAGAGATCCAAAAGGGCTCTATACTAAGGCACGGAATGGGGACATCCCCTTTTTTACCGGAATCAGCTCTCCGTATGAAGCTCCTCAAGAGCCACAAATTCATCTTCTTACTGAAGAACTAGGGATTGAGGGGTGCGTTAGCACTATAATTGATTATTTACAATCCAAAGGATACCTGCATGCTTAA
- the cysQ gene encoding 3'(2'),5'-bisphosphate nucleotidase CysQ translates to MLNQINIDDIVTIAKQAGDIIMDIYAKDFSIDYKEDQSPLTEADQKANELIVEGLSNLLLKFPILSEEGKTIPFEERKEWEYFWMVDPLDGTKEFIKKNDEFTVNIALIHNHIPILGVVYAPALSEMYWATQGNGAYKNGIPLPLYTNTESDKQLKVVASKSHLSSETQDYIDDLAKTTENIECVSKGSSLKLCMVAEGSADVYPRLAPTMEWDTAAADAIVREAGKMTYQFQSGTAMEYNKENLLNPWFVVR, encoded by the coding sequence ATGCTTAATCAAATCAATATCGATGATATCGTAACTATCGCTAAACAAGCAGGTGATATTATTATGGATATCTATGCAAAAGATTTCAGTATTGATTACAAAGAAGATCAAAGCCCCCTCACAGAAGCTGACCAAAAAGCCAATGAATTAATCGTAGAAGGGTTAAGCAATCTATTGTTGAAATTTCCAATTCTTTCGGAAGAGGGGAAAACAATCCCTTTTGAAGAACGAAAAGAGTGGGAATACTTTTGGATGGTAGACCCGCTGGATGGTACAAAAGAGTTTATAAAAAAGAATGATGAATTTACTGTCAATATTGCTCTAATCCATAATCACATCCCAATCTTAGGAGTAGTTTACGCTCCTGCACTGAGTGAGATGTACTGGGCTACACAAGGCAACGGTGCCTATAAAAACGGAATACCCCTTCCTCTCTACACCAACACCGAATCAGATAAACAGCTTAAAGTAGTAGCAAGTAAATCCCATCTTAGTTCTGAAACACAAGACTATATTGATGATTTGGCCAAAACAACCGAGAATATCGAATGCGTCTCTAAGGGAAGTTCATTAAAACTGTGCATGGTAGCAGAAGGGAGTGCAGATGTCTATCCACGTCTTGCACCGACTATGGAGTGGGATACAGCTGCAGCCGATGCGATTGTACGTGAAGCAGGTAAGATGACATATCAATTTCAAAGTGGCACTGCGATGGAATACAATAAAGAGAACCTTTTAAATCCTTGGTTTGTTGTTCGTTGA
- a CDS encoding glycosyltransferase family 2 protein produces METLKRFLLIMLHDYQKGNGTFRIVSKSLWRFRRLGLDGMLEWLDKEIGKLPNTNKILSIDTPTYQHWIKTKEPQLLLSYPIEIKIKFSIVFPLQNNKLSISRTIDSLISQHYKNWELLIICDTTTTKNHNDSRIVYITDHALQTLSEKWHIGQEQATGEWIILAHEGMIFSPHTLLEMTIAIQKNPKVKLIYSDEDALTKNSQRCDPHFKSDFNPDLFYSISYIGTAFASNTTMINTIGKTSRSTHQCIAYDLIIRIWEYMGNNSIYHIPKILFHFEKTDKNYYDKECELHILKEHFTRISQSVTITQGLHPEIHRLHWQLPNLLPLVSIIIPTRDHLDILQTCVESIQQKTTYPNYEIIIVDNQSQANETIHYFDQLSQNDHIKILRYDEAFNYSAINNFAVTQTKGEVIVLMNNDVEVISSNWLDEMVSHVIRADIGCVGAMLYYPDNTIQHAGVILGLGDVAGHAHKYVTRGSSGYFHRACCVQNFAAVTAACLAVRKRVYEEVAGLNDKNLTVAYNDVDFCLKVQRLGYRNLWTPYAELYHHESKSRGKEDTPDKKDRVISEIAYMHANWLDSITYDPHYNPSLTKIAEQFQIRRMDITR; encoded by the coding sequence TTGGAAACGTTAAAACGTTTCCTATTGATTATGCTTCACGATTATCAGAAGGGGAATGGGACATTTCGTATCGTATCTAAATCACTTTGGCGGTTTCGTCGCTTAGGTTTAGATGGAATGCTAGAGTGGCTCGATAAAGAGATAGGTAAACTCCCTAATACCAATAAAATACTTTCAATCGACACCCCTACCTACCAACACTGGATAAAGACAAAAGAGCCGCAACTACTTTTATCATACCCGATTGAAATAAAAATCAAATTCTCTATAGTATTTCCGCTTCAAAACAATAAATTATCCATATCACGCACGATCGACTCATTGATTTCGCAACACTATAAAAATTGGGAATTACTTATCATATGCGACACAACAACTACCAAAAATCATAATGATTCTCGCATAGTATACATCACAGATCATGCCCTTCAAACACTATCAGAAAAATGGCATATCGGACAGGAACAAGCTACCGGAGAGTGGATAATCTTAGCCCATGAAGGGATGATTTTTTCACCACATACACTATTAGAAATGACCATAGCTATCCAAAAAAATCCTAAAGTAAAACTAATATATTCAGATGAAGACGCCCTTACCAAAAATTCTCAACGCTGTGACCCGCACTTTAAAAGTGATTTCAATCCCGATTTATTTTACTCAATATCGTACATCGGTACAGCTTTCGCCTCCAATACAACAATGATCAATACAATAGGTAAAACTTCTCGATCAACGCACCAATGTATTGCCTATGACTTAATAATCCGCATTTGGGAATATATGGGGAATAACAGTATTTATCATATTCCAAAAATCTTATTCCATTTTGAAAAAACGGATAAAAATTATTATGATAAAGAGTGTGAACTCCACATATTAAAAGAACATTTTACACGAATATCTCAATCTGTAACTATTACTCAAGGTTTACATCCTGAAATACATCGGCTACATTGGCAATTACCAAATCTTTTGCCTTTAGTTTCCATTATTATTCCTACACGAGATCATCTCGATATACTCCAAACGTGTGTTGAAAGTATTCAACAAAAGACTACTTATCCAAATTATGAAATTATTATAGTTGACAACCAAAGCCAAGCAAATGAAACCATTCACTATTTTGACCAATTGTCACAAAATGACCATATAAAAATTTTACGTTATGATGAAGCATTTAATTACTCAGCCATTAATAACTTTGCAGTTACTCAAACAAAAGGAGAGGTAATTGTATTAATGAATAATGATGTAGAAGTGATCTCATCAAACTGGCTTGATGAAATGGTCTCACATGTTATTAGAGCAGATATCGGATGCGTTGGAGCGATGCTCTACTATCCTGACAATACCATTCAACATGCTGGAGTAATTTTAGGACTGGGAGATGTTGCAGGACACGCACACAAATATGTAACTCGAGGGAGCAGTGGCTACTTCCATAGGGCATGTTGTGTCCAAAATTTTGCTGCCGTAACAGCAGCTTGCTTAGCTGTTCGAAAGAGAGTATATGAAGAGGTTGCTGGATTAAATGACAAAAATCTTACCGTAGCCTATAATGATGTCGATTTTTGTCTCAAAGTTCAACGATTAGGATATCGAAATCTTTGGACCCCTTATGCTGAATTGTATCATCATGAATCCAAAAGCAGAGGGAAGGAAGATACTCCTGACAAAAAAGATCGCGTAATCTCTGAAATAGCTTATATGCACGCGAACTGGTTGGATAGCATAACCTATGATCCTCACTATAATCCCTCCTTAACCAAAATAGCCGAGCAATTTCAAATTCGAAGAATGGATATTACTCGATAA
- a CDS encoding glycosyltransferase family 2 protein, translating into MRTELPLVTVLMATYNGARHISEQIDSILAQTYSNIELVIADDSSMDETVPILRSYKQKHPNIKLYINQIRLGFVKNFEQLLQKADGKYFALSDQDDIWDHDKISIMMQALIEKEKKRPDAPIMIHSDLKVIDEVGALIFPSYSLHRDYHFSNHKNIPMMLSKGGVMGNTILLNNHLRQLILPFDPDVMHHDYWIALINEIFGFRISLKETLVSYRIHTHNTSNKMHLISNQHQKNKKNILPYQDNNRYKVLRGILQRFPIEKDDKRPIIIFLKYLREQKNWLKYYRPLYKEGFIKNSIRTHSKLLGRFTLASLKRKQALKSSIQS; encoded by the coding sequence ATGAGAACGGAACTCCCTCTTGTTACTGTATTGATGGCAACCTATAACGGAGCACGCCATATTTCTGAACAAATTGACTCAATATTAGCTCAAACGTATTCAAACATTGAGCTTGTTATTGCGGATGATAGCTCTATGGATGAAACTGTTCCCATTCTCAGATCATATAAGCAAAAACATCCCAATATCAAGCTCTATATCAATCAAATACGTTTAGGATTCGTCAAAAATTTTGAACAATTACTTCAAAAAGCGGATGGTAAATATTTTGCACTGTCGGATCAAGATGATATATGGGATCATGATAAAATATCTATCATGATGCAAGCACTAATCGAAAAAGAGAAAAAAAGACCCGATGCACCCATTATGATTCATAGTGATCTAAAAGTGATCGATGAAGTTGGTGCGTTGATATTTCCTTCCTATTCTCTTCATCGGGATTACCATTTTTCAAATCACAAGAATATTCCAATGATGCTCAGCAAAGGCGGGGTAATGGGTAATACTATACTCCTCAACAATCACCTCAGACAGCTGATCCTCCCATTTGACCCAGATGTAATGCATCACGATTATTGGATAGCACTCATTAACGAAATATTCGGTTTTCGTATTAGCCTCAAAGAGACGTTAGTATCCTATAGAATCCATACTCACAACACCAGCAATAAAATGCACCTAATATCCAATCAGCACCAAAAAAATAAAAAAAATATTTTGCCATATCAAGATAACAACCGTTATAAAGTATTACGTGGAATATTGCAACGCTTTCCCATAGAGAAAGATGACAAACGTCCAATTATAATTTTTTTGAAATACTTACGAGAACAAAAAAATTGGCTGAAATACTATCGACCGCTCTACAAAGAGGGTTTTATCAAAAACTCTATTCGTACTCATTCAAAATTATTAGGGAGATTTACGCTTGCTTCACTCAAACGAAAACAAGCACTTAAATCTTCAATACAATCCTAA